One Nonomuraea angiospora DNA segment encodes these proteins:
- a CDS encoding carbohydrate ABC transporter permease: MISRGERVANYVILSVFAAFTLFPIVTILGAALGPADSGGTSGLGNFAAAWEIGRFDTYLRTSLAVSSFVVVVSVVLSILSGYAFGTMRFRGQSVLFYLFMLGIMMPSEAIAVPLYFDLRSLGLIDTFWSVALPQVALSVAFGTFWMRAYFRASNRAIVEAARIDGASTWRILWQVLVPPARPAVVTLTVLVFMWTWNEFLIPLIMVTSESLRTAPLGLAFFQGQYTSGFTLLAAGSVIVATPVVIFYLFLQRHFVRGLLQGAVRE, from the coding sequence GTGATCTCGCGGGGCGAGCGGGTGGCCAACTACGTGATTTTGTCGGTGTTCGCCGCCTTCACGCTCTTCCCCATCGTGACGATCCTGGGCGCCGCGCTCGGCCCCGCCGACAGCGGGGGGACGTCCGGGCTGGGGAACTTCGCGGCGGCGTGGGAGATCGGGCGGTTCGACACGTACCTGCGCACCAGCCTGGCGGTGTCGTCGTTCGTCGTGGTCGTGAGCGTGGTGCTGTCGATCCTGAGCGGGTACGCGTTCGGCACCATGCGCTTTCGCGGCCAGTCGGTGTTGTTCTACCTGTTCATGCTCGGGATCATGATGCCGAGCGAGGCCATCGCGGTGCCGCTCTACTTCGACCTGCGCTCGCTCGGCCTGATCGACACGTTCTGGTCGGTGGCGCTGCCGCAGGTGGCGCTGTCGGTGGCGTTCGGCACGTTCTGGATGCGGGCCTACTTCCGGGCCTCCAACCGGGCCATCGTGGAGGCCGCCCGCATCGACGGCGCCTCGACGTGGCGCATCCTGTGGCAGGTGCTGGTGCCGCCGGCCCGGCCCGCGGTCGTCACGCTGACCGTGCTGGTCTTCATGTGGACGTGGAACGAGTTCCTCATCCCGCTGATCATGGTCACCAGCGAGTCGCTGCGGACCGCGCCGCTGGGGCTGGCCTTCTTCCAGGGCCAGTACACCTCCGGCTTCACCCTGCTGGCCGCCGGCTCCGTCATCGTCGCGACCCCGGTCGTGATCTTCTACTTGTTCCTCCAGCGTCACTTCGTCCGCGGCCTGCTCCAAGGGGCGGTCCGCGAGTAA
- a CDS encoding carbohydrate ABC transporter permease: MSGGRPPGEPRRVAYLYLLPAFAVYAVFLLYPIGRAVQLSLYDWDGLSLGRWVGLDNYLAIVADEGLRAAFGHALVLVVFYAAAPLAIGLGLAAILNHAKVRGLGFFRTVVFLPQVVAMVVVAVAWRRVYAPDGTLNTLLGALGLDSLTRGWLGDYTFALPAVGVVGTWFESGLVTVLLLAGMSRIPGELYEAARLDGAGAVREFFAVTLPSVRGEIAVALTLTVIAALRTFDLVYVTTRGGPGDSTSVPSYEVYHRAFGLSQIGSAAAIGVTLTVVIFVISFGINRFADRRVS; this comes from the coding sequence ATGTCCGGGGGCCGGCCTCCGGGAGAGCCTCGCCGCGTCGCCTACCTCTACCTGCTGCCGGCCTTCGCCGTCTATGCCGTGTTCCTGCTCTACCCGATCGGGCGCGCGGTGCAGCTTTCGCTGTACGACTGGGACGGCCTGTCGCTCGGCCGCTGGGTCGGCCTGGACAACTACCTCGCGATCGTCGCCGACGAGGGGCTGCGGGCGGCCTTCGGCCACGCGCTGGTGCTGGTCGTGTTCTACGCGGCCGCGCCGCTGGCCATCGGGCTGGGGCTGGCCGCGATCCTCAACCACGCCAAGGTGCGCGGCCTCGGCTTCTTCCGCACGGTCGTGTTCCTGCCGCAGGTGGTGGCCATGGTCGTGGTGGCCGTGGCCTGGCGGCGGGTCTACGCGCCCGACGGCACGCTCAACACGCTGCTCGGCGCGCTCGGGCTCGACTCGCTGACGCGGGGCTGGCTGGGCGACTACACGTTCGCGCTGCCGGCGGTCGGGGTGGTGGGCACGTGGTTCGAGAGCGGGCTGGTGACCGTGCTGCTGCTGGCCGGGATGAGCCGCATCCCGGGCGAGCTGTACGAGGCGGCGCGGCTGGACGGGGCGGGCGCGGTCAGGGAGTTCTTCGCGGTCACGCTGCCGTCGGTGCGCGGGGAGATCGCCGTCGCGCTGACGCTGACCGTGATCGCCGCGCTGCGCACGTTCGACCTGGTGTACGTCACGACGCGCGGCGGGCCCGGCGACTCGACGTCGGTGCCGTCGTACGAGGTCTACCACCGGGCCTTCGGGCTCAGCCAGATCGGCTCGGCCGCGGCCATCGGCGTCACGCTCACCGTGGTCATCTTCGTGATCTCGTTCGGGATCAACCGGTTCGCCGACAGGAGGGTGTCGTGA